Proteins encoded within one genomic window of Geotalea daltonii FRC-32:
- the gyrB gene encoding DNA topoisomerase (ATP-hydrolyzing) subunit B, protein MSNDETSKDYGADKIKVLEGLSAVRKRPAMYIGSTSIQGLHHLVYEVVDNSIDEALAGHCDDIAVTINVDGSVTVVDNGRGIPTDMHPTEGKSAAEVVLTVLHAGGKFDNTSYKVSGGLHGVGVSVVNALSKKLELEIRRDGKIFKQSYRCGDPQGPLEVVGETKKRGTKIIFFPDDEIFETTEFSFDILSQRLRELAFLNAGVKIKIVDERTEKVHEFFYEGGIRSFVEYLNKNKTPIHPQPIFINGEKGGVEMEIAMQYNDSYDEKVFSFANNINTHEGGTHLVGFKAALTRTMNTYANTNNLLKNVKENISGEDLREGLTAVISVKISQPQFEGQTKTKLGNSEVKGYVETLMNEKLATYLEENPQIAKRILEKSIDAARAREAARRARDLTRRKGALEVGTLPGKLADCQEKDPALCELFLVEGDSAGGSAKQGRDRKYQAILPLKGKILNVEKARFDKMLSSQEIRTLIAALGTSVGKGDFDIAKLRYHRIIIMTDADVDGSHILTLLLTFFFRQMLELIERGYLYIAQPPLYKIKRGKKEQYLKNEAALQSYLLEEGTEDLILRFGSDERTYRGKQIIPLLRQIIEHQSLFGKVVKKGVNEELLKIFLKSGVKSGLEEISELEPYLARMKENFPDADYMPGDQKIIFMLGNLRVSIDQHIFDAINSYEYDLLVESQRKVETIMGNESATVATEEKQLLETESHEELLAFFLETAKKGLYIQRYKGLGEMNPEQLWETTMHPENRLLLQVKIEDTVEAEEIFTVLMGDQVEPRREFIELNALNVSNLDI, encoded by the coding sequence ATGAGCAATGACGAAACTTCCAAAGATTACGGTGCGGACAAGATCAAGGTGCTGGAAGGTCTTTCTGCGGTAAGAAAAAGACCAGCCATGTATATCGGGTCAACCTCCATCCAAGGGCTGCACCACCTTGTTTACGAGGTGGTTGATAACTCCATCGACGAGGCACTGGCTGGCCACTGTGATGACATTGCGGTGACTATCAATGTTGACGGGTCTGTAACCGTCGTAGACAACGGTCGCGGTATTCCTACAGATATGCATCCAACAGAAGGGAAATCTGCAGCGGAGGTAGTACTGACAGTACTTCACGCCGGTGGAAAATTCGATAATACTTCCTACAAGGTTTCTGGTGGCCTTCATGGCGTCGGAGTTTCGGTTGTCAATGCCCTGTCGAAGAAGCTGGAGCTGGAAATACGCCGGGATGGAAAAATATTCAAACAGTCCTACCGTTGTGGTGACCCCCAGGGTCCGCTGGAAGTGGTGGGCGAAACAAAGAAACGCGGCACCAAGATCATCTTTTTTCCCGACGATGAGATTTTCGAGACAACGGAGTTTTCCTTCGACATTCTCTCACAGCGCTTGCGGGAACTGGCATTCCTCAATGCCGGAGTAAAGATAAAGATAGTTGACGAGCGGACTGAAAAGGTGCATGAGTTCTTCTATGAAGGGGGTATACGGTCCTTTGTCGAATATTTGAACAAGAACAAGACCCCTATCCATCCCCAGCCGATATTCATCAACGGCGAAAAGGGTGGTGTGGAGATGGAAATTGCCATGCAGTATAACGATTCCTACGACGAGAAGGTGTTCTCCTTTGCCAATAACATCAATACCCATGAAGGCGGAACCCACCTTGTAGGTTTCAAGGCAGCCCTCACCCGCACCATGAACACCTATGCCAACACCAATAACCTGCTGAAAAACGTCAAGGAGAACATTTCCGGAGAAGACCTGCGTGAAGGGTTGACGGCTGTCATATCGGTAAAGATATCCCAGCCCCAGTTCGAGGGGCAGACCAAGACCAAGTTGGGTAACTCTGAAGTGAAGGGTTATGTGGAAACTTTGATGAACGAAAAGCTGGCAACCTACCTGGAGGAAAATCCGCAGATCGCCAAACGTATTCTGGAAAAATCCATCGATGCGGCCCGGGCCAGGGAAGCCGCCCGTAGAGCCCGCGACCTGACTCGGCGCAAGGGAGCGCTGGAGGTTGGAACACTGCCGGGCAAGCTGGCCGACTGCCAGGAAAAGGATCCGGCATTGTGCGAGCTTTTTTTGGTCGAGGGTGATTCTGCAGGTGGATCGGCAAAACAAGGGCGGGACCGTAAATATCAGGCCATACTCCCCCTCAAGGGAAAGATCCTCAACGTGGAGAAGGCGCGCTTCGACAAAATGCTCTCTTCCCAGGAGATACGCACCCTGATTGCGGCACTTGGCACCAGTGTCGGCAAAGGGGACTTCGACATCGCCAAGCTCCGTTACCACCGCATCATTATCATGACCGATGCCGACGTTGACGGCTCGCACATCCTGACTCTGCTCCTGACCTTCTTCTTCAGGCAGATGCTTGAACTGATCGAACGTGGATACCTCTACATTGCCCAGCCTCCTCTTTACAAGATCAAACGCGGGAAGAAGGAGCAATATCTGAAAAATGAGGCGGCGCTGCAAAGCTACCTGTTAGAGGAGGGCACCGAAGATCTGATCCTCCGTTTTGGGAGCGATGAGCGCACCTACCGTGGGAAACAGATCATCCCCCTGCTCAGGCAAATCATCGAACATCAGTCCCTCTTCGGCAAGGTAGTGAAGAAGGGGGTTAACGAGGAACTGCTGAAGATTTTCCTCAAGAGCGGCGTAAAAAGCGGGCTGGAAGAAATAAGCGAACTGGAGCCTTACCTGGCAAGAATGAAGGAGAACTTTCCCGATGCTGATTATATGCCGGGGGATCAGAAGATTATCTTCATGCTGGGGAATCTCAGGGTCAGCATAGATCAGCACATCTTTGACGCCATCAATTCCTATGAATATGACCTTCTGGTTGAAAGTCAGCGCAAGGTGGAAACCATCATGGGCAACGAGTCGGCAACGGTAGCCACCGAAGAAAAGCAATTGCTTGAAACGGAAAGCCATGAGGAACTGCTGGCATTTTTCCTCGAAACGGCTAAAAAAGGGCTGTATATCCAGCGTTACAAAGGTTTGGGAGAAATGAATCCTGAGCAGTTATGGGAAACCACCATGCATCCGGAGAACCGCTTACTGCTCCAGGTGAAGATCGAGGACACTGTCGAAGCAGAAGAGATATTTACCGTCCTTATGGGTGATCAGGTGGAACCGCGGCGCGAATTCATAGAGTTGAACGCACTGAACGTTTCCAATCTGGACATTTGA
- the dnaN gene encoding DNA polymerase III subunit beta, which produces MEFSISKETFTKALQKIQGIVEKRNTMPILSNALIEASNGLLHITATDLEVGMKSSYPVTIAKEGKITVAAKKIYEIIKELSDEEITFSTKENDWIEIHCGKAHFNIVGLSPDEFPYFPKVNDNIFVNLSNNFLSEMIEKTSYAICTDESKFNLNGIFIKAASEEGRNVIRMVATDGHRLSVTNKEFEGAISNELSKGVIFPKKGIYELKKIAEEESGDIMMGFMDNSAVIKKDNTVIVMRLIDGEFPDYTKVIPANNDKKVTVSREALLHSLRRMAILSSEKFKGIKLDVRSGSIEISSSNPELGDAREEQEVLYDGTPLSVRFNARYLIDVLTVLRDDQVELDLRDELSPIIMKPIAKDDFMSVIMPMRL; this is translated from the coding sequence ATGGAATTCAGCATCAGCAAAGAAACATTCACCAAAGCCTTACAGAAGATCCAGGGAATCGTCGAAAAAAGAAATACTATGCCCATCCTTTCCAATGCCCTCATTGAAGCAAGCAATGGCTTGTTGCATATTACGGCTACCGACCTTGAAGTGGGCATGAAAAGCTCATACCCTGTAACAATTGCCAAAGAAGGAAAGATTACCGTAGCGGCAAAGAAAATTTACGAGATTATAAAAGAGCTTTCCGATGAAGAAATAACCTTTTCCACAAAAGAAAATGACTGGATAGAAATCCATTGCGGCAAAGCTCACTTCAACATAGTCGGCCTTTCACCCGATGAATTTCCCTATTTTCCCAAGGTAAACGACAACATTTTCGTTAATCTCAGCAACAACTTTTTGAGTGAAATGATTGAAAAGACCTCCTATGCAATCTGCACCGACGAGAGTAAATTCAATCTCAACGGAATTTTCATAAAAGCTGCCAGCGAAGAAGGCAGAAATGTCATCAGGATGGTTGCCACCGATGGACATCGGCTGTCAGTCACAAATAAGGAATTTGAAGGGGCCATTAGCAACGAACTGAGCAAAGGGGTCATATTTCCCAAAAAAGGGATTTATGAGTTGAAGAAGATTGCAGAAGAAGAAAGCGGCGACATAATGATGGGCTTCATGGATAACAGCGCCGTAATCAAGAAGGACAATACGGTTATTGTCATGCGCCTTATCGACGGGGAGTTTCCCGATTACACCAAAGTGATCCCTGCAAACAACGACAAGAAAGTAACAGTGTCCCGTGAGGCCCTGCTCCATTCACTCAGGAGGATGGCCATCCTCTCCAGTGAAAAATTCAAAGGTATAAAACTGGATGTACGAAGCGGCAGTATCGAGATTTCTTCCAGCAATCCCGAGTTGGGTGATGCCAGGGAGGAGCAGGAGGTTCTATACGATGGCACTCCCTTGTCGGTGAGGTTCAACGCCAGATACCTGATCGATGTTCTGACTGTCCTCAGGGATGATCAGGTTGAGCTGGATCTCAGGGATGAGTTATCTCCAATAATAATGAAACCGATAGCAAAGGATGATTTCATGTCGGTGATCATGCCCATGCGTCTCTAG
- the recF gene encoding DNA replication/repair protein RecF (All proteins in this family for which functions are known are DNA-binding proteins that assist the filamentation of RecA onto DNA for the initiation of recombination or recombinational repair.) produces MKLNKIYLQSFRNLQETMLMPAQHFNIFYGNNGQGKTNLLESIFIMATMKSFKTARSSDLVRWGAISSLLKGWVERDGVTREIAVFLDNQGKKIRVDQKAVTRIDDFFGHLNVVVFTPEEVNMVKGLPELRRKYLDRAVFSSDITYLSVYHAYSKILKNRNMLLKRGEKASFDIWTEKLVEQGKNIILSRLAYLDALRDLLKRFYREISGNEEAVDISYRPYHMDLADCRGDVADAFAEALAKTATEEERRGTTLAGPHRDDVEFILNGRPLKQFGSQGQQKSYVLALKMAETEYLQKKFHSQPIFLLDDLSSELDQERKKNLMEFLKKRDMQVFITTTSLQNINVDEIENYRTYRIEEGKVLH; encoded by the coding sequence ATGAAATTAAATAAAATATATCTTCAGTCGTTTAGAAATCTTCAAGAGACCATGCTGATGCCGGCTCAGCATTTCAATATTTTTTACGGCAATAATGGTCAGGGCAAGACAAATCTCCTTGAATCCATCTTTATTATGGCAACTATGAAATCCTTCAAAACTGCAAGGAGCAGCGACCTTGTGCGGTGGGGTGCCATCAGCAGCCTTTTAAAGGGCTGGGTGGAGCGGGATGGAGTAACTAGAGAAATAGCTGTTTTCCTGGATAACCAGGGTAAAAAAATAAGGGTAGACCAGAAGGCTGTTACCAGAATAGATGATTTTTTTGGCCATCTGAATGTGGTGGTATTCACTCCGGAAGAAGTGAACATGGTCAAGGGCCTGCCGGAGCTGAGAAGAAAATATCTGGACAGGGCTGTCTTCAGCAGTGATATCACCTATCTTTCCGTCTATCATGCTTACAGCAAGATCCTGAAAAACAGGAACATGCTTCTGAAAAGGGGAGAAAAGGCCAGCTTTGACATCTGGACTGAAAAGCTTGTCGAACAGGGAAAAAATATCATCCTTTCCAGGCTTGCCTATCTCGACGCCCTTCGAGACTTGCTTAAACGCTTTTACCGCGAGATATCGGGAAATGAAGAGGCCGTGGATATAAGCTACAGGCCTTATCATATGGATTTGGCTGACTGTAGAGGCGATGTGGCTGATGCTTTTGCAGAAGCCCTTGCTAAAACGGCGACGGAAGAAGAGCGCCGGGGAACGACCCTGGCAGGGCCCCACAGGGACGATGTGGAATTCATTCTCAACGGCAGACCGTTGAAACAGTTCGGTTCACAGGGACAGCAGAAGAGCTATGTGCTTGCCTTAAAAATGGCAGAAACTGAATACTTGCAGAAGAAATTCCACAGCCAGCCAATCTTTCTCCTGGATGATCTCAGCTCCGAGCTGGATCAGGAAAGGAAAAAAAACCTGATGGAGTTCCTGAAGAAAAGAGATATGCAGGTTTTCATCACAACCACGTCTCTGCAGAATATTAACGTTGATGAAATAGAAAACTACAGGACCTACCGGATTGAAGAGGGAAAGGTTCTACATTGA
- the dnaA gene encoding chromosomal replication initiator protein DnaA: MEKIWLEAQSNIKKVLTPQTYNTWIKPIHFHNVSDTNLTLEVPSKFIKEWVTEKYLSIIIEAISSLTNIKYQVDFKITEKSQVEKKKVDLQATEKIENDSTRNVDFNTNLNPKYTFDSFVCGASNQFAHAASQAVANNPACNYNPLFIYGGVGLGKTHLLIAIGNQIRENNKKAKICYYSSEKFMNEMINSLRYKKMDEFRNKFRKMDILLIDDIQFMAGKEATQEEFFHTFNALYESHKQIVVTSDKFPKDIPGLEERLRSRFEWGLIADIQPPDIETKIAILKKKSDLNSITLPNDVALFLASSATSNVRELEGMLIRLGAYASLTGSEISLNMARDILKDIIVEKTKDITVEMIQKHVADHFKIKVSELKSDKRLKTFVIPRQIAIYISRELTKASYPEIGERFGGKDHSTIIHSVKKIEKQMENDLEIKNTVEKMKKELMS, from the coding sequence ATGGAAAAGATTTGGCTTGAAGCCCAATCGAACATAAAGAAGGTCCTAACTCCGCAGACCTACAACACCTGGATCAAACCAATTCATTTCCACAACGTCAGTGACACCAATCTGACACTGGAAGTTCCCAGCAAATTCATCAAGGAATGGGTCACTGAAAAATACCTTTCCATCATTATAGAGGCAATATCCTCTCTTACCAACATCAAATATCAAGTTGATTTCAAAATAACGGAAAAATCCCAGGTGGAGAAAAAAAAGGTCGACCTTCAGGCTACTGAGAAGATCGAAAATGACTCCACCAGAAATGTTGATTTCAATACCAATCTCAACCCTAAATACACTTTCGATTCCTTCGTCTGCGGTGCCAGCAATCAGTTTGCACATGCCGCTTCCCAGGCAGTGGCAAACAACCCGGCCTGCAATTATAATCCTCTTTTCATTTATGGCGGCGTCGGCCTCGGCAAGACCCATCTTCTCATTGCAATCGGTAATCAGATCAGGGAAAACAATAAAAAAGCGAAAATTTGCTATTACTCATCTGAAAAATTCATGAATGAGATGATCAATTCCCTCCGCTATAAAAAAATGGATGAATTTCGCAATAAGTTTAGAAAAATGGACATTCTCCTCATCGACGACATTCAGTTCATGGCGGGAAAAGAAGCTACCCAGGAAGAGTTCTTCCATACCTTCAATGCATTATACGAATCGCACAAACAGATAGTTGTTACCTCGGATAAATTTCCCAAGGATATTCCTGGTCTTGAAGAAAGGCTCCGCTCGCGCTTCGAGTGGGGTTTGATCGCCGACATCCAGCCTCCCGACATTGAGACCAAGATAGCGATCTTAAAGAAAAAATCAGACTTGAACTCCATTACCCTGCCCAACGATGTGGCCCTTTTTCTTGCATCGAGTGCCACTAGCAACGTCAGGGAACTGGAAGGCATGTTGATCAGACTTGGAGCTTATGCGAGCCTCACCGGCAGTGAAATCAGCCTGAACATGGCCCGCGACATTCTGAAAGATATAATTGTCGAAAAAACCAAAGATATTACCGTAGAAATGATACAGAAACACGTTGCTGATCATTTCAAAATCAAAGTATCGGAGCTAAAATCGGACAAAAGGTTGAAAACCTTCGTAATTCCGCGCCAGATAGCCATATACATCAGCAGGGAACTCACCAAGGCCTCCTATCCTGAGATTGGAGAGAGATTCGGAGGTAAGGATCATTCTACAATCATACATTCGGTTAAAAAAATCGAGAAACAGATGGAAAATGACCTGGAGATAAAAAACACTGTGGAAAAGATGAAGAAGGAATTGATGAGTTGA